The genomic DNA GACTTCACGAAGTCCTTGACGGTGATGAGCCCGGCAAGGCGACCACGGTCGTCGACGAGCGGCAGGCGCTCGCGCTTGTGCTGGCGCAGGAGCGCGGTGGCGTCCTCGCGCGAGATCCCGACCGCGCCCGATACGAGGGGCATCGGGGTCATCACGTCACGGACGAGGGTCGTCGCCCACTCGGCGACGGGGGTGAACCGCAGGTCGCGGTTGGTGATCATGCCGATCAGGATGTTGTCCGGCTGGACGACCGGCAGCCCGGAGACGCGGTACTCGCCGCAGATGCGGTCGAGCTCCTCGAGCGTCGCGTCCGGGCCGATGGTGATGGGGTTGCTGATCATCCCCGTCTGGGTCCGCTTCACGAGGTCGACCTGGTAGGCCTGGTCCTCGATCGACAGGTTGCGGTGCAGGACGCCGAGGCCTCCCTGGCGGGCCATGGCGATCGCCATGCGCGACTCGGTGACCGTGTCCATCGCCGCCGAGACGAGCGGGATGCGCAGCGAGATCTCGCGGGTGAGGCGCGCGGTCGTGTCGACGTCGGACGGGATGACATCGGTCTCGCCGGGCAGCAGCAGCACGTCGTCGTAGGTCAACCCGAGCTTCGCGAAGGGGTCGTGGTCCTCGACGTCGGGGGCCTGCTGGGCGAGTTCGGGGAGGCGGTCGTCAAACCCAAGGCTCATTGCCCAATCGTAAGGCAGCCCCGCGGATGCCCCGGACGACCCCGAAGGGCGTCCACGCTGCGGACAACGACCGCATCGCGGGACCGGCGCCCAGATCGTGGCCAGCCCTTGAACAAGTCCATACGTTCTGCACAGGTTTGCGCAGGTCAGCCGCGAGTAGCGTCCGAAGCGAGCGGCACGGAGCCGCCGGAGAGCTGAGGGAAGACATGGCGGAGTTGTCACGACTTCCGGGACCGGTGGCAGACCTGTGGGACTGGCAGATGGAGGGGTCCTGTCGCCAGGTGAACCCCGAGGTCTTCTTCCACCCCGAGGGCGAGCGCGGCCCGGCCCGACGCTCGCGCGACTCGGAGGCCAAGCAGGTCTGCGCGAGCTGCCCCGTCCTGAAGCTGTGCCGCGAGCACGCCCTGCGGGTGCGCGAGCCGTACGGCGTCTGGGGTGCGATGACCGAGGACGACCGCGAGCGCCACTACTCGGGTCAGGCGGTCTCGGCCGCGAGCTGAGCCCTCGTAGACTTCCGTCGTGAGCACCGAGCACGAGGTCCCCATCCGCGACGAGTCGATCCGACTGGGTCAGCTGCTCAAGCTCGCCGGTGTCGTCGACGACGGCGCGATGGCGCGCTCGGTGATCGAGCTCGGTGAGGTCTCGGTCGACGGCGCCCCTGAGGTCCGGCGCGGAGCGCAGGTCCGCCCCGGCCAGAGCGTCATCTTCGCGGGCCAGACGATCCGCGTGGTCGCCGGCGGCTGAGCCCAACCCCGGCGTCGGGGTGGCGTCAGTTCGCGTTGAGCAGCGCCCGGAGCATGCTCCGCGTCTCGGGATCGGCGCGCCAGGAGTCCCGCAGGTGCCCGTCCACCGAGAACTCCTGCCCGCAGGTGCTGCTGAGCTCAAGGACCCGACCGGTCTCGGTCCGCGCGCGGATCACCGTGCGGTACGCCGGTCCCTGCCCGCAGTCACCCTTCGCCGTACGCCGCGACCCTGCCCGTGCGAGCTCCTCGTTGAGGTGTGCGAGGTCCGGCAGCCCCAGCACGTTCCCGCGCACCTGACGGAACCTCGGTATGGCGCTCGGTCGCGCCGGCGCCAGGGGATGCAGGCACGCGGTGGCCGAGACCAGCACCGTCCCGCGGCGCAGCCCCGGACCGGTGCCCGTCGGGTCGACGGTGCGGCCGAGCGCCGTGGGACACCCGAGGAAGTCGCCGTCGCCCGGGTCGGAGCGGGCCGCCTGCTCGGCGGTGGCGACGTATACCTGCGCCAGGGCGGGCCACCCGTCGCAGGCCAGTCCCTCGTTGGCCCAGGTGGTCGTCGTGCCGTCCCGTCCGAGGAGCAGCAGGCGGAACGCCGGGCCGTGGGGGAGGTCCGGGCAGGCCGAGCCTGCGCCTCGGGGTTCGAGGACCAGGGAGTCCAGGGCGAGGGCGTCGGTGACCGGGTCGTCAGGAGCCAGCGGGCCGCTCCACACGGAGTCGTCGTCGGTGCGCGCGCACACCAGCGCCGCCACGAACGACGCGCTGAGTGGCGGCTCGACAGGTCGCGGCGGTGCGGGCGACCCGGGTGACGAGCGGCAGGACAGCGCCGACGGCACCAGCCTCGCGGTGGGCCGCGGCGCAGGGGCCGGGCCCGGCACCTGCCCGGGAGGTCCGGGGACGAGGCTGACGACGAGCGCCGTGACAGCCACCGCCCCCACGGCGAACAACCACCCCCACGCACCCCGGCGTCGCGCCGACGGCGCCACCTCCGCCGAGAGCAGGAGGTCCACCGGCGGGTCGTCCGGCGCGAGCGACTCGAGCAGGCCGCGCACCCCACGCTCATCGAGCCCGAACCGGTCGTTGAGCACCGCGAGCGCGTGGCGGAGGTGGTGGCGGACCGGGCCGACGTCGTCGTCGAGCAGGTCGGCCACCTGGCCCACCCCGAGTCCGTCGAAGAGGACGAGCACCAGGATCGTCCGCTCCACCCGAGAGAGGGCGTCGAGCGGCCCCAGAGCGTGGAGGTGCGGGTCCTTCTCGTTGTCAGTGAGCGGATCACGTTGTGGCGCAGACGATTTCCGACCACCGACGTCGGGGCCTGCACCATGGTGGTGTCGCCGCAGGTGGGCCTGGACGAGGAACCGTCGAAGGTCGGTGTCGTAGGAGCCCGCCCCGTGCTCGGCCAGGTGCGACCACTGCGGCCACGCCCGGGCGAGCGCCGTGCGGACGAGCCGGTAGGACGCCTGCTCCTCGCCCACGAGCAGCCACGCGGTGCGCAGCAGGTCGCCACCGCGGGCCACGACGTACTCGTCGAACCCCGGCCGGTCCACGACGTGCTCTGCCACGGCCACCTCGCTGTGCACTCCCCCACCACAGCGTCGCACCGAGGGCGACCGTGCGCCATACCCGCAGGCTTCCGGGCATGCAGGAGGGCCCGCCCCCACCGTGGTGGGGACGGGCCCTCGAGGTATGGCGCGGGGTCCCCCGCGCGTCACCGGCTCAGGTCAGTCCTGGACGACCTGCTGCGCCCGGTCAGTCCTGCACGACCTGCTGCGCCCGGTCAGTGACCGTGGCCGTGTCCGTGACCGCCACCGGCGGCCTCGGGCTCCTCTTCCTTCTTCTCCACGACGAGCGTGTCGGTGGTGAGGACCATCGACGCGATCGAGGCGGCGTTGCGCAGGGCGGAGCGGGTGACCTTGACCGGGTCGATGACGCCGGCCTTGATCAGGTTCACGTACTCGCCGGTCGCCGCGTTGAGGCCGTTGCCGGGCTCGAGCTCGGAGACCTTGGAGACGGCGACGTAGCCCTCGAGGCCGGCGTTCTCGGCGATCCAACGCAGCGGCTCGGCCGACGCCTTCTTGACGATGAGCGAACCGGTCGCCTCGTCGCCCTCGAGGCCGAGGTCGTCGATGGCGGAGGAGGCGTGGACGAGGGCGGAGCCGCCACCGGCGACGATGCCCTCCTCGATGGCCGCGCGGGTCGCCGAGATGGCGTCCTCGATGCGGTGCTTCTTCTCCTTGAGCTCCACCTCGGTGTGGGCACCCACCTTGATGACGCAGACGCCACCGGCGAGCTTGGCGAGGCGCTCCTGGAGCTTCTCGCGGTCCCAGTCGGAGTCGGTGCGCTCGATCTCGGCCTTGATCTGGTTGACCCGGCCGTCGACGTCGGACTTGTCGCCGCCACCGTCGATGATCGTCGTGTTGTCCTTGGTGACGACGACGCGGCGGGCCTGGCCCAGCACGTCGAGGTCGGCCTGATCGAGCTTGAGCCCGACCTCCTCGGAGATGACCTGGCCGCCGGTGAGGACGGCGATGTCTTGGAGCATGGCCTTGCGGCGGTCGCCGAAGCCGGGAGCCTTGACGGCCACGACGTTGAACGTGCCGCGGATCTTGTTGACCACCAGAGTCGACAGCGCCTCGCCGTCGATGTCCTCGGCGATGATCAGCAGGGGCTTGCCGGACTTGACGACCTTCTCCAGCACCGGGAGGACGTCGGAGATGGCCGAGATCTTGCCCTGGTTGATGAGGATGTAGGCGTCCTCGACCACGGCCTCCATGCGCTCGGCGTCGGAGACGAAGTACGGGGAGATGTAGCCCTTGTCGAACTGCATGCCCTCGGTGAACTCGAGCTCGGTCGTCGCGGTCGAGGACTCCTCGACGGTGATGACGCCGTCCTTGCCGACCTTGTCGAACGCGTCGGCGATGGTGGAGCCGATGACCTGGTCCTGCGCGGACAGCGCAGCGACCTGGGCGATCTCGTCCTTGCCCTCGATCTCGCGGGCGGTCTCGAGCAGGCGAGCCGACACGGCCTCGACGGCCTTGTCGATGCCGCGCTTCAGGCCGGACGGGGCGGCACCCGCGGCAACGTTGCGCAGGCCCTCCTTGACCATGGCCTGGGCGAGCACGGTGGCGGTGGTGGTGCCGTCACCTGCGACGTCGTTGGTCTTGGTGGCGACCTCCTTGGCGAGCTGGGCCCCGAGGTTCTCGTACGGGTCCTCGAGCTCGACCTCACGCGCGATGGTCACACCGTCGTTGGTGATCGTGGGGGCGCCCCACTTCTTGTCGATGACGACGTTGCGGCCCTTCGGGCCGAGCGTCACCTTGACTGCGTTCGCGAGCGCGTCGACTCCGCGCTCGAGCGACTTGCGAGCGGAGTCGTTGAACTCCAGCGTCTTAGCCATGAAAGTCCTTCTTTAGCAGCGAAAAACGGGGAACGAAGGCAACATGCCCTGTATGCCGACCAGTCGGCATACAGGGCATGTCACTCACGCGGTGCGGATGCTCAGCCGACGATGGCGAGGATGTCGCGCGCGGACAGGATGAGGTACTCCTGGCCGCCGTGCTTGATCTCG from Pedococcus aerophilus includes the following:
- a CDS encoding WhiB family transcriptional regulator; protein product: MAELSRLPGPVADLWDWQMEGSCRQVNPEVFFHPEGERGPARRSRDSEAKQVCASCPVLKLCREHALRVREPYGVWGAMTEDDRERHYSGQAVSAAS
- a CDS encoding RNA-binding S4 domain-containing protein, producing MSTEHEVPIRDESIRLGQLLKLAGVVDDGAMARSVIELGEVSVDGAPEVRRGAQVRPGQSVIFAGQTIRVVAGG
- the groL gene encoding chaperonin GroEL (60 kDa chaperone family; promotes refolding of misfolded polypeptides especially under stressful conditions; forms two stacked rings of heptamers to form a barrel-shaped 14mer; ends can be capped by GroES; misfolded proteins enter the barrel where they are refolded when GroES binds), with the translated sequence MAKTLEFNDSARKSLERGVDALANAVKVTLGPKGRNVVIDKKWGAPTITNDGVTIAREVELEDPYENLGAQLAKEVATKTNDVAGDGTTTATVLAQAMVKEGLRNVAAGAAPSGLKRGIDKAVEAVSARLLETAREIEGKDEIAQVAALSAQDQVIGSTIADAFDKVGKDGVITVEESSTATTELEFTEGMQFDKGYISPYFVSDAERMEAVVEDAYILINQGKISAISDVLPVLEKVVKSGKPLLIIAEDIDGEALSTLVVNKIRGTFNVVAVKAPGFGDRRKAMLQDIAVLTGGQVISEEVGLKLDQADLDVLGQARRVVVTKDNTTIIDGGGDKSDVDGRVNQIKAEIERTDSDWDREKLQERLAKLAGGVCVIKVGAHTEVELKEKKHRIEDAISATRAAIEEGIVAGGGSALVHASSAIDDLGLEGDEATGSLIVKKASAEPLRWIAENAGLEGYVAVSKVSELEPGNGLNAATGEYVNLIKAGVIDPVKVTRSALRNAASIASMVLTTDTLVVEKKEEEPEAAGGGHGHGHGH